The proteins below come from a single Desulfitobacterium metallireducens DSM 15288 genomic window:
- a CDS encoding initiation-control protein YabA, translating to MSQLTQALTEVEEKLNSLLEEVRRLRPYVESLEEENARLKRELCAIPEQETERVIANAEHLQGVAHDNLEKLYKEGFHICHLHFGQPLEEGDCLFCMGFLRKD from the coding sequence ATGAGTCAATTGACCCAGGCTTTAACTGAAGTAGAGGAGAAATTAAATTCCCTGCTCGAAGAGGTACGACGATTACGTCCGTATGTCGAAAGTCTGGAAGAAGAAAATGCTAGACTAAAACGAGAATTATGTGCCATTCCAGAACAAGAGACCGAGCGGGTTATTGCAAATGCGGAACACCTTCAGGGTGTTGCTCATGATAACTTGGAAAAGTTATATAAAGAAGGATTCCATATCTGCCACCTCCATTTCGGGCAGCCGCTGGAGGAGGGAGATTGTTTGTTCTGCATGGGGTTTTTGAGGAAAGATTAG
- a CDS encoding Ger(x)C family spore germination protein, with amino-acid sequence MEAKKTKTIFKRVLIFLLIFSVFFLEGCWGKREVEQLAFVIGLGIDQGEKPGDIILTYQMAQPKKGGQSGAEINNWTLTTEVTHAPLSEDKLYEILDRHPFLGTTKVLIIGEELAKSGIGSMIDSFQRFYQFRRTMYLLVAKGKAKDILNTKLRNDQLPSLSLAGRIDESKGVSTYPVIRIGHYLTLLSREGQTPIVPIVDRLQPGEGGIDYKGSEGGEAEELQIEGAGVFRGDKIISYLSDQETKGFMWLENLIGIRFIGTEEINGISLTAKVTSSKAKYSVTQDEKGLRFSYQLKAKATIDDIKGSQPPMSVEEWGTFSRDAEKAVAQAIEKECRSAISKDKEIPNDFLGIGRHIEQKNPSLWKEVRNHWENTLQELPVDIEVEVVIENSGVGRNSPVSPKETRQE; translated from the coding sequence GTGGAAGCAAAGAAAACAAAGACAATCTTCAAACGGGTGCTAATTTTTCTTCTCATCTTTTCTGTTTTTTTTCTTGAAGGATGCTGGGGGAAAAGGGAAGTTGAGCAACTGGCTTTCGTTATCGGTCTTGGAATTGATCAAGGGGAAAAACCCGGAGATATTATCTTGACCTACCAAATGGCTCAGCCTAAAAAGGGGGGGCAAAGTGGCGCGGAGATTAATAATTGGACACTTACCACAGAAGTGACCCATGCTCCACTTAGTGAAGATAAATTATATGAAATTCTTGATCGCCATCCCTTTCTAGGAACGACTAAAGTATTGATCATTGGCGAGGAACTGGCGAAATCAGGGATCGGTTCTATGATTGATTCATTTCAAAGGTTTTATCAGTTTAGGAGAACAATGTATTTGCTCGTGGCAAAAGGGAAGGCCAAAGATATTCTGAATACTAAGCTTCGTAATGATCAGTTACCTTCCTTAAGTCTTGCGGGTAGGATTGACGAAAGTAAAGGTGTCTCTACCTATCCAGTCATAAGGATTGGGCACTATCTTACCTTATTATCTCGGGAAGGACAAACCCCGATTGTTCCCATTGTGGATCGGCTACAACCAGGAGAGGGCGGAATTGATTACAAAGGGAGTGAGGGTGGAGAGGCGGAGGAACTTCAGATCGAGGGGGCTGGGGTATTTCGTGGGGATAAAATCATTAGTTATTTATCAGACCAAGAAACAAAAGGATTTATGTGGTTAGAGAATTTAATAGGTATCCGCTTTATCGGTACAGAGGAAATAAACGGGATCAGTCTTACGGCGAAGGTCACGAGTTCAAAAGCAAAATATAGTGTAACTCAGGATGAAAAGGGCCTACGTTTCAGTTATCAGCTCAAGGCGAAAGCAACTATCGATGATATCAAAGGCAGCCAGCCTCCGATGTCTGTTGAAGAATGGGGTACGTTTTCAAGAGATGCTGAAAAAGCAGTGGCTCAAGCGATTGAAAAGGAATGTCGGTCAGCTATTAGTAAAGATAAAGAGATTCCTAACGATTTTCTAGGAATAGGCCGTCATATCGAACAGAAGAATCCGAGTTTATGGAAAGAAGTTCGTAATCATTGGGAAAATACGCTGCAGGAGTTACCCGTTGACATTGAGGTAGAGGTCGTCATTGAGAACAGTGGGGTTGGGCGCAATAGTCCGGTTAGCCCAAAAGAAACTCGGCAAGAATAG
- a CDS encoding GerAB/ArcD/ProY family transporter: MERISTHQFLMLGAGVTLGTTFLPVGTVVTSLAGRDGWMAVIPAFLFGLPFGLMVLSLAERYPQKNLIQITEQVLGKWIGKIFGILVCVIAAYFGGMIVGQGIDMFSRSILPVTPRWVFIFAGLPLILMMVYAGLEVLARFSEIVFPILVLALVGTALLSIPRFEPGELFPFLENGFKPVLYGVVEIIPWPMEFILFLGGLLEFLPTSQQEIKQMRIKLGYIFLLVGFIDMLITLVEIWVFGPTETARQTYGLLTLGKMIEISRTISGIESIFMMFWMGASIIKISAFYFLAWWGVQSVFKVKRWVAHALIIPIFMVVSWTSVRGADILIAIVQADRYLILPLALVWILLLWGVSTWKQRKQRQSSNGC; encoded by the coding sequence ATGGAGAGAATTTCTACTCATCAATTCCTGATGTTGGGTGCAGGCGTTACCTTAGGAACGACTTTTTTACCCGTAGGGACAGTTGTAACAAGTTTGGCAGGGCGTGACGGCTGGATGGCAGTTATTCCCGCGTTTCTTTTTGGTCTTCCCTTCGGCCTCATGGTACTGTCTTTAGCTGAAAGATATCCTCAAAAAAATCTCATTCAGATTACCGAGCAAGTTCTTGGCAAGTGGATCGGTAAAATTTTTGGAATTTTGGTATGCGTGATTGCTGCATATTTTGGAGGAATGATTGTTGGACAAGGTATCGATATGTTTTCCCGTTCAATTTTACCGGTGACCCCACGTTGGGTCTTTATTTTCGCTGGGTTGCCATTGATCTTAATGATGGTCTATGCCGGACTTGAGGTCCTAGCTCGCTTCTCAGAGATTGTTTTTCCAATATTGGTGTTAGCCTTAGTGGGGACAGCTCTTTTATCAATTCCACGTTTTGAGCCGGGAGAGCTTTTCCCGTTTCTCGAGAATGGGTTTAAACCCGTATTATATGGAGTTGTTGAGATAATTCCCTGGCCGATGGAATTTATTCTGTTTTTAGGAGGCCTTTTAGAATTTTTACCTACAAGTCAACAAGAAATTAAACAAATGAGGATAAAGTTGGGGTACATTTTCCTACTCGTAGGGTTTATCGATATGCTGATTACTCTTGTCGAAATTTGGGTTTTTGGTCCCACTGAGACTGCACGACAAACCTATGGATTGCTGACGCTTGGTAAAATGATCGAAATTTCCCGGACGATTTCGGGAATAGAGTCTATTTTTATGATGTTTTGGATGGGAGCAAGCATAATAAAAATATCGGCTTTTTATTTCCTTGCGTGGTGGGGAGTTCAGTCTGTGTTCAAAGTCAAACGGTGGGTCGCCCATGCCCTAATAATTCCTATTTTTATGGTTGTTTCCTGGACTTCAGTCCGAGGAGCCGATATCTTAATTGCAATTGTTCAAGCGGATCGCTACCTTATTTTGCCATTAGCACTGGTATGGATACTCCTACTCTGGGGGGTGAGCACGTGGAAGCAAAGAAAACAAAGACAATCTTCAAACGGGTGCTAA
- a CDS encoding DNA polymerase III subunit delta' → MNIALELLVKAALEERLAHLLLFHSGAVVERRQAGMYLAQALNCQRPREDGPCLECSACCKIHSGNHPDVQILQPQKASFGIEEILHWQEQVYRKHYEGKYKVYILEQADRLTLPAENALLKVIEEPPERTIIILSAQNAETLLPTIQSRAQAVYFPVIEKEVWIDSLDPSINRQEANEAFRLCGNDPDSAQVILELGVAKVKQWVNQFQESVQERDFLKVFNLFPIEKNEALIYLQVLAYQEYGDLRSPGSMLAINKTLDQIRKQANPRLAIEVLALELFRQGGY, encoded by the coding sequence ATGAATATTGCACTTGAGCTTTTGGTGAAGGCCGCTCTTGAAGAGCGCCTTGCCCATTTACTATTGTTCCATAGTGGAGCTGTTGTTGAACGTCGCCAAGCGGGTATGTATTTAGCTCAAGCTTTAAATTGCCAAAGACCACGGGAAGATGGTCCATGCTTAGAGTGTTCTGCTTGTTGTAAGATCCATTCAGGTAACCATCCTGATGTTCAGATTCTGCAACCTCAAAAAGCCTCTTTTGGAATTGAAGAAATCCTCCATTGGCAAGAGCAAGTATACCGTAAACACTATGAGGGAAAATATAAGGTCTATATTCTGGAACAGGCTGATCGATTGACCCTTCCTGCAGAGAATGCCTTACTGAAGGTCATTGAGGAACCACCAGAAAGAACAATTATTATTTTGAGCGCTCAAAACGCTGAAACACTGCTACCCACTATTCAAAGTCGTGCACAAGCTGTTTATTTTCCAGTAATTGAAAAAGAAGTTTGGATAGATTCTCTTGACCCTTCAATAAATCGGCAGGAAGCAAATGAGGCTTTCCGGTTGTGTGGGAACGATCCAGATAGTGCTCAGGTGATTCTTGAATTGGGTGTGGCTAAAGTGAAGCAATGGGTGAATCAATTTCAGGAATCGGTTCAAGAACGAGATTTTCTGAAGGTGTTTAATCTATTCCCCATTGAAAAAAATGAAGCTTTAATTTATCTCCAGGTCTTAGCCTATCAAGAATATGGAGACTTAAGAAGTCCAGGCTCGATGTTAGCTATAAATAAAACGCTGGATCAAATTCGAAAGCAGGCTAATCCTCGATTAGCGATTGAAGTATTGGCCCTAGAATTATTTCGGCAAGGAGGATATTAA
- a CDS encoding spore germination protein, which yields MIKDLTLRPHTRRIRKPPVLPIDQEREKPLSYKIIREELEKSSDIVFREFSLRAQEEIPCELVVVDGLIDKSILNDFILRVLMVDLQLDPDIKKLTQNNIIDNVLIRLAPANEIKKIDKMGEALDGILSGDAVLFFENLSEALVIGARGWASRAVSEPQIESSIRGPQEGFTETLRTNTSLLRRRIKHPSLRIVSLKLGDLTHTDVVVCYVDKIVNSDVLSEVLRRLSRIKVDGVVAGDSIEEMIEDSPYSSFPTVYHTERPDVITANLLEGRVAIMADGTPTALLVPITLSKLMQVNEDYYERAMIIILIRFVRYLGATVSVLAPSIYIAVTTFHQEILPTSLALSIAAGREGVPFPALGEALLMTLSLEILQEAGLRLPKPVGQTIGIVGALVIGDAAVKASLVSPLMVIVIGITAVASYTIPAYDLGIAVRLIRFPLMLLAGTMGFYGVGVGLYAGLIHVLSIRSFGVPYLSPIAPLRIRALLQDTFARAPWWAMKRRPELIDVEDPNSSSGGTK from the coding sequence ATGATTAAGGATCTTACCCTAAGACCCCATACTCGAAGAATTCGCAAGCCTCCAGTTTTGCCGATTGATCAGGAGCGTGAAAAACCTTTATCCTACAAAATAATCCGGGAAGAACTTGAAAAAAGTAGTGACATTGTCTTCCGGGAGTTTAGTTTACGGGCGCAAGAGGAAATCCCATGTGAGCTTGTCGTTGTTGATGGACTGATTGATAAGTCTATCTTAAATGACTTTATTCTTCGAGTCCTGATGGTGGATTTGCAGTTAGATCCTGACATAAAAAAGCTAACGCAAAACAATATTATCGATAATGTACTAATACGTTTAGCACCGGCCAATGAAATAAAGAAAATTGATAAGATGGGAGAGGCTCTTGATGGCATTTTATCAGGAGATGCTGTTCTCTTTTTTGAGAATCTATCGGAAGCTTTGGTTATCGGAGCAAGAGGTTGGGCCTCGCGAGCTGTTTCCGAGCCCCAGATTGAGTCGTCCATCCGGGGGCCTCAGGAAGGGTTTACAGAAACGCTGCGAACGAATACGTCCTTACTCAGAAGAAGAATTAAGCATCCCTCTCTGCGAATCGTTTCCCTAAAGCTTGGGGATTTGACCCACACGGATGTCGTCGTTTGTTATGTTGATAAAATTGTGAACTCTGATGTTTTATCCGAAGTCCTTCGACGTTTGAGTCGGATAAAAGTGGATGGGGTAGTTGCTGGTGATTCCATTGAGGAAATGATTGAAGATTCACCCTACTCTTCCTTTCCCACGGTTTATCATACAGAACGACCTGATGTCATTACAGCAAATTTGTTAGAGGGTCGGGTAGCAATTATGGCTGATGGAACACCAACCGCATTGCTTGTCCCAATTACTTTGTCAAAGTTGATGCAAGTGAATGAAGATTATTATGAACGGGCCATGATAATTATCCTAATCCGCTTTGTTCGCTATTTAGGTGCGACCGTTTCAGTCCTTGCACCGAGCATCTATATTGCAGTTACAACCTTTCATCAGGAGATTTTACCGACCTCTTTAGCGTTGAGCATTGCAGCGGGACGCGAGGGAGTACCTTTTCCGGCTTTAGGAGAGGCATTGCTTATGACGTTAAGCTTGGAAATTCTTCAAGAAGCGGGGCTTCGCCTACCGAAACCGGTTGGACAGACGATAGGGATTGTTGGGGCCTTGGTAATTGGGGATGCAGCAGTAAAGGCGAGTCTCGTGAGCCCTCTGATGGTCATTGTCATTGGGATTACTGCCGTTGCAAGTTATACGATTCCTGCTTATGATTTAGGAATTGCTGTCCGTCTCATCCGATTTCCGCTAATGCTATTAGCTGGAACAATGGGTTTTTACGGAGTGGGAGTGGGGCTTTATGCTGGACTTATTCATGTATTAAGTATTCGTTCTTTTGGGGTTCCCTATTTAAGCCCTATTGCTCCTCTAAGAATTCGTGCATTATTACAAGATACATTTGCTAGAGCTCCTTGGTGGGCGATGAAGAGGAGACCTGAACTGATTGATGTAGAAGACCCTAATTCGAGTTCAGGGGGGACAAAATAG
- the metG gene encoding methionine--tRNA ligase: MKYYITTPIFYPNASPHIGTAYTTVAADAFARYHRMNGDDVYFLTGTDENAQKIVRTAESKGMDPKSYVDGIVERFKSLWEELDISNDDFIRTTEERHHQVVKALFTKLHDQGDIYKSEYEGWYCTPCETFWPESKLIDGKCPNPDCGRDVELLKEESYFFRLSKYQDALLKHIQENPDFIQPASRRNEMIRFVEGGLEDLCVSRTTFQWGIQVPFDPKHVVYVWLDALINYISALGYPDGKLYQKYWPADVHLMGKDIVRFHAVIWPIILIALGIPLPKKVYGHGWFLSKEGGKISKSRGNVQDSFELIRRYGSDAIRYFLLREMQVGADGTYSEDNLVDRLNSDLANDLGNFVSRSLAMIVKYREGLIPKVGEDTALEQELKALSQEVKAKVEERMEALDPAGALENIWRLVARMNKYVDETAPWALAKQEDSQARLDHVLHTFAEAIRIFAILCAPFMPKLPGKMLGFLGVDQALLRWEDATDWGIISEGTRVEKGQPLFPRVDVSQWTSVEESKSVEQDMNQGVNEQNIAPVEAVDVKSEFEPIKEEITIDDFAKIDLRVAKILQAEKVEKTDKLMKLEIEVSGEKRTIVSGIAQHYTPEDLVGKSVVIVANLKPVKLRGIVSQGMILAASQDGVLEVISVNKDLPGGARVK; encoded by the coding sequence TTGAAATATTACATAACAACCCCCATTTTTTATCCTAATGCAAGCCCCCATATCGGGACGGCTTATACGACAGTTGCTGCTGATGCCTTTGCCCGGTATCATCGTATGAATGGAGACGATGTTTACTTTTTAACAGGTACAGACGAAAATGCGCAAAAGATTGTCCGCACAGCTGAAAGTAAAGGGATGGATCCCAAAAGTTACGTTGATGGGATTGTCGAACGGTTTAAGTCACTTTGGGAAGAGCTTGATATATCGAATGATGATTTTATTCGGACAACAGAGGAACGTCATCATCAAGTCGTTAAAGCGCTTTTTACGAAACTTCACGATCAAGGGGATATTTACAAGTCTGAATATGAGGGCTGGTATTGTACCCCCTGTGAGACCTTTTGGCCGGAAAGTAAGTTAATCGATGGCAAATGTCCGAATCCAGATTGTGGACGAGACGTAGAATTATTAAAAGAAGAAAGTTATTTTTTTAGACTTTCTAAATATCAAGATGCTTTGCTTAAGCATATTCAAGAAAATCCTGATTTTATCCAACCCGCTTCACGACGCAATGAAATGATTCGTTTTGTTGAAGGTGGCTTAGAGGACCTTTGTGTATCAAGAACAACGTTCCAATGGGGAATTCAAGTTCCTTTTGATCCAAAACATGTGGTTTATGTGTGGCTGGATGCATTGATCAACTATATTTCAGCTTTAGGCTATCCAGATGGCAAGCTCTATCAAAAGTATTGGCCGGCTGATGTCCATTTAATGGGCAAAGATATTGTGCGGTTCCATGCTGTGATTTGGCCGATTATATTGATCGCTTTAGGAATTCCATTGCCGAAGAAAGTATATGGCCATGGTTGGTTTTTAAGCAAGGAGGGCGGCAAGATTTCTAAGTCACGAGGAAATGTCCAAGACTCTTTTGAATTAATCCGACGTTATGGCTCGGATGCCATTCGCTATTTCCTTCTTCGTGAAATGCAAGTGGGAGCAGATGGTACGTATTCTGAGGATAATCTTGTAGATCGCCTTAACAGTGATTTAGCCAATGATTTGGGTAATTTTGTTTCCCGGAGCTTAGCGATGATTGTGAAGTATCGAGAGGGCCTTATTCCTAAAGTAGGAGAAGATACTGCTTTGGAACAGGAACTTAAAGCCTTAAGTCAGGAAGTAAAAGCTAAGGTTGAGGAAAGAATGGAAGCGTTGGATCCTGCAGGTGCTTTGGAAAACATCTGGCGGTTGGTTGCTCGGATGAATAAATATGTGGATGAAACAGCACCTTGGGCTCTAGCTAAACAAGAGGATAGTCAGGCGAGGTTAGATCATGTTTTGCATACCTTTGCCGAAGCAATACGTATTTTTGCAATTCTTTGTGCACCTTTCATGCCTAAGCTTCCGGGTAAGATGCTCGGATTTCTTGGAGTGGATCAAGCCTTGCTTCGTTGGGAAGATGCCACTGATTGGGGAATTATTTCAGAAGGAACACGGGTCGAGAAGGGTCAGCCTTTATTCCCCCGCGTTGATGTATCACAATGGACAAGTGTAGAGGAGAGTAAGAGCGTGGAGCAAGACATGAATCAAGGAGTTAATGAGCAAAACATTGCACCGGTAGAAGCTGTAGATGTAAAATCTGAGTTTGAGCCTATTAAAGAAGAAATTACAATTGATGACTTCGCAAAGATTGACTTGCGTGTGGCTAAAATTCTTCAAGCTGAAAAGGTAGAGAAAACGGACAAACTCATGAAACTCGAAATTGAGGTGTCTGGAGAGAAACGGACCATCGTTTCGGGAATCGCCCAACACTATACTCCTGAAGATCTTGTGGGGAAATCGGTGGTCATTGTCGCTAATCTTAAGCCAGTCAAATTACGGGGAATTGTCTCTCAAGGTATGATTTTGGCTGCATCTCAGGATGGAGTATTAGAAGTGATTTCGGTCAATAAAGATTTACCCGGAGGAGCTCGCGTTAAATGA
- a CDS encoding aminotransferase class I/II-fold pyridoxal phosphate-dependent enzyme: protein MFLLSLGEELLKYQEQEFLSFHTPGHKGKSEFFKNLNFPEQDLTELPGLDMLHAPQGVIAKAQKRAAQVFGAEESFFLVNGATVGNQAMFLALAGTKGKVLIERQSHRSVMAGLVLSGLEPVYIKPVVHPEFHLPLGYEYKLEPQLWREIQGVHLTYPSYYGTLSDVSPIVQGRDLWGSSVPILVDQAHGSHYLSKLFPPGALEWGADLVLHSSHKTLSALTQAAMLHVQGERISRNRLKQGLELLQSSSPSYLLMASLERAVEYAQEEQRWKLLFEAVQELHQRVGKVLRILNLKDKGRYGIAQLDWSKILINTSSIGLAAPLGVQFLRKYFRIEPELWDQENILFLLGIGNTLEEVQRLTEGLIAMVQWAESEKDSGLMMINYNENRGDFVKGYEIPLPSLRLTPREAFLAPKRQIPLKESLGKILGESISPYPPGIPWVVMGEEMTPELLEALLDSSSKSWQGWESPEKGVWVIEEG, encoded by the coding sequence ATGTTTTTGTTATCCCTAGGAGAGGAGCTGTTAAAGTACCAAGAACAAGAATTTCTGTCGTTTCACACTCCTGGACACAAAGGGAAAAGCGAGTTTTTTAAGAACCTCAATTTTCCAGAACAGGATCTGACAGAACTTCCTGGTTTAGATATGCTGCATGCGCCACAAGGTGTAATTGCTAAAGCGCAAAAACGAGCAGCACAGGTTTTCGGAGCTGAAGAAAGTTTCTTTTTGGTAAATGGGGCGACTGTTGGTAACCAAGCGATGTTTTTAGCTCTTGCGGGAACAAAGGGGAAGGTTTTAATAGAAAGACAATCCCATCGTTCCGTTATGGCGGGCCTTGTTCTTTCTGGGCTAGAACCGGTATACATAAAACCTGTTGTTCACCCAGAGTTCCATTTACCCTTAGGATATGAGTATAAGCTTGAGCCTCAACTGTGGAGGGAGATACAAGGGGTACACCTAACTTATCCCAGTTATTATGGAACCCTTTCTGATGTCTCTCCTATCGTTCAAGGACGAGATTTGTGGGGATCTTCCGTTCCTATTCTTGTGGATCAAGCTCATGGTTCGCATTACTTATCTAAACTTTTTCCTCCGGGAGCTTTAGAATGGGGCGCAGATCTTGTTTTACATAGTTCTCATAAAACGTTGAGTGCTTTAACTCAGGCGGCGATGCTTCATGTTCAAGGAGAAAGAATTTCGAGAAACCGTTTGAAGCAAGGACTAGAGCTTTTACAGTCTTCCAGTCCTAGTTATCTCTTAATGGCTTCTTTAGAACGGGCCGTTGAATATGCTCAAGAAGAACAACGTTGGAAGCTTCTTTTTGAAGCTGTCCAGGAACTTCATCAACGCGTTGGAAAAGTTCTACGCATATTGAATTTAAAGGATAAAGGCCGATATGGAATTGCTCAGCTCGATTGGTCAAAAATCTTGATCAATACTTCTTCAATTGGGCTAGCGGCACCATTAGGTGTTCAATTCTTAAGAAAGTATTTCCGGATTGAGCCAGAATTATGGGATCAAGAGAATATCTTGTTTTTATTAGGAATCGGTAATACTCTGGAAGAGGTCCAACGGTTAACCGAAGGACTAATTGCCATGGTACAATGGGCTGAGTCTGAAAAAGATTCTGGTCTAATGATGATTAACTATAATGAAAATAGAGGAGATTTTGTAAAGGGATATGAAATTCCTTTGCCATCTCTTAGACTTACTCCACGTGAAGCCTTCCTGGCACCAAAACGTCAGATTCCGCTTAAAGAAAGCTTAGGAAAAATTCTTGGGGAGAGTATTTCCCCTTATCCACCAGGGATTCCTTGGGTCGTCATGGGGGAAGAAATGACCCCCGAATTATTAGAGGCACTATTAGATTCTTCCTCAAAAAGCTGGCAAGGGTGGGAAAGTCCTGAAAAAGGCGTTTGGGTCATTGAGGAGGGATAA
- the rsmI gene encoding 16S rRNA (cytidine(1402)-2'-O)-methyltransferase translates to MATVEKGTLYVCATPIGNLGDITLRVLEVLRDADVIAAEDTRHSRKLLEHFGIKTPLTSYHQHNEKGKAQELVHRLQGGEVIALISDAGMPGISDPGQEVIRLCLSEHVPVDVLPGPNAGLTALVLSGLPNDHFIFHGFLPSTKSARKREIKGYAKLPFTQIFYEAPHRLVDTLTDLLEVCGDREAVVVRELTKLHQTVHRGTLESLKVEFQAIPPRGEICVLLAPYEEEPVQGGPVEWREEVEEGIHQGLQPKEAMKRVAQKYGISKREVYQATLDRKE, encoded by the coding sequence TTGGCTACAGTTGAGAAGGGGACGCTTTACGTTTGTGCGACGCCAATTGGAAACTTAGGGGATATCACCCTACGCGTTCTTGAAGTTTTGCGTGATGCTGATGTGATTGCAGCGGAGGATACTCGGCATTCACGAAAGCTATTAGAGCATTTTGGGATCAAAACTCCTTTAACGAGTTATCATCAACATAATGAAAAAGGGAAGGCTCAGGAATTGGTGCACAGACTTCAAGGTGGAGAAGTGATCGCTTTGATTTCTGATGCAGGTATGCCTGGAATTTCTGACCCTGGACAAGAAGTCATTCGCCTATGTTTATCAGAGCATGTTCCTGTTGATGTTCTACCTGGACCTAATGCGGGTTTAACGGCTTTGGTTCTTTCAGGGCTTCCCAATGATCATTTTATTTTTCATGGCTTTCTTCCCTCAACAAAGAGTGCCCGAAAACGTGAAATTAAAGGGTATGCTAAGCTCCCTTTTACGCAAATTTTCTATGAAGCCCCACATCGATTAGTGGATACGCTTACCGATCTTCTGGAGGTATGTGGAGATCGAGAAGCTGTAGTTGTTCGTGAGCTAACAAAGCTTCATCAGACGGTCCATCGGGGAACATTAGAGAGTTTAAAAGTGGAGTTTCAGGCGATTCCCCCACGTGGAGAAATCTGCGTTCTTCTAGCTCCCTATGAAGAAGAGCCAGTTCAAGGTGGCCCAGTAGAGTGGCGAGAAGAAGTGGAAGAGGGAATCCATCAAGGGTTACAACCGAAGGAAGCCATGAAACGTGTTGCCCAAAAATATGGGATTAGTAAGAGAGAAGTTTATCAAGCGACTTTAGATCGTAAGGAATAA
- a CDS encoding PSP1 domain-containing protein, translating into MVEVVGVRFKRAGKIYYFSSGDLGLKIEDKVIVETARGVEFGDLVIAPRNIPEDTVVSPLKPVIRKATPEDEQIVEENKVKEKEAFQICFKKIEEHQLPMKLVDVEFTFDCNKIIFSFTAEGRVDFRELVKDLASVFRTRIELRQIGVRDEAKMLGGVGSCGRMLCCSTFLGDFEPVSIRMAKDQKLSLNPTKISGICGRLMCCLKYENSAYDEELREGAKYPCENNQGCCHQENIQKEGKPDKPERPAQAIPVSGKGRQRKGEKNKGKSEKV; encoded by the coding sequence GTGGTAGAGGTTGTGGGGGTCCGTTTTAAGCGGGCAGGAAAGATTTATTACTTTTCTTCTGGAGATCTTGGACTTAAAATTGAGGATAAAGTGATTGTGGAAACCGCGCGTGGGGTTGAATTTGGAGATTTAGTGATTGCGCCAAGAAATATTCCGGAAGACACTGTGGTTTCTCCGCTTAAGCCTGTCATTCGCAAAGCGACTCCAGAAGATGAGCAAATTGTGGAAGAAAACAAAGTGAAGGAAAAAGAGGCTTTTCAGATTTGCTTCAAAAAGATAGAAGAGCACCAACTTCCTATGAAATTGGTGGATGTAGAATTTACCTTTGATTGTAATAAAATTATATTTTCCTTTACCGCTGAGGGAAGGGTTGATTTCCGAGAATTGGTTAAGGACTTAGCTTCAGTTTTTCGGACGCGTATTGAACTCCGACAGATCGGAGTTCGTGATGAGGCTAAGATGTTAGGTGGGGTGGGTTCCTGTGGTCGAATGCTCTGCTGTTCCACTTTCCTTGGAGATTTTGAACCGGTATCAATTCGAATGGCCAAGGATCAAAAATTATCCCTTAATCCAACTAAAATTTCTGGAATTTGTGGGCGACTGATGTGTTGTCTAAAATATGAAAATAGTGCTTATGATGAGGAGTTAAGGGAGGGGGCAAAGTATCCCTGCGAAAATAATCAGGGATGTTGTCACCAAGAAAATATTCAAAAAGAAGGTAAACCCGATAAACCTGAGCGACCTGCCCAGGCAATTCCAGTTTCAGGGAAGGGACGTCAAAGGAAAGGGGAAAAGAATAAAGGAAAGAGTGAGAAAGTATGA
- a CDS encoding AbrB/MazE/SpoVT family DNA-binding domain-containing protein: protein MKSTGIVRKVDELGRVVLPIELRRTLGIDEKDALEIYVDQEKIILKKYEPACVFCGNASDIQVFHGKNVCRECAAAMGATVANNESEAV, encoded by the coding sequence ATGAAATCAACGGGAATCGTGAGAAAAGTAGATGAGCTCGGTCGGGTTGTACTTCCGATCGAACTACGTAGAACTCTGGGAATTGATGAAAAAGATGCTCTAGAAATTTACGTCGATCAGGAAAAAATCATTCTCAAAAAATATGAGCCTGCTTGTGTTTTTTGTGGTAATGCTAGCGATATTCAAGTGTTCCATGGCAAAAATGTTTGCCGCGAATGCGCAGCAGCTATGGGAGCAACTGTAGCCAACAATGAATCTGAAGCTGTTTAA